The following coding sequences are from one Arachis hypogaea cultivar Tifrunner chromosome 7, arahy.Tifrunner.gnm2.J5K5, whole genome shotgun sequence window:
- the LOC112703306 gene encoding pentatricopeptide repeat-containing protein At4g14850-like, with the protein MVVVQHSNFLGSLLESAVASHCSLFGRAVHAQILKTHHTPLPSFLCNHLVNMYSKLDHLTSAQHVLSLTNTRTVVTWTSLISGCVRNARFVSALHHFSNMRRECIHPNDFTFPCIFKALSSLQMPVTGKQVHALALKGGMIYDVFVGCSAFDMYSKTGLLIDARKMFDEMPDRNLATWNAYISNALLDGKSLDAISAFKELLCLNGEPNSITFCAFLNACSDMSNLELGRQLHAFVIRGGYREDVSVSNGLVDFYGKCGDIISAEMVFSRIGWKNVVSWCSMLAALVKNHEEERACIVFMRAREEGVEPTDFMISSVISACAELGGLELGRTVHALSVKACVEENIFVGSTLVDMYGKCGSIENAEQVFGEMPMRNLVTWNALIGGYAHQGDVDMALHLFEEMTLGNCGITPSYVTLVSILSACSRAGAVERGMQIFESMRVNYGIEPGSEHYACVVDLLGRSGFVERAYELIKRMPIHPTISVWGALLGACRMHGKTKLGKIAAEKLFELDPDDSGNHVILSNMLASVGRWEDATLIRKEMKEIGIKKNVGYSWIAVKNRVHVFQAKDNFHEKNSEIQATLDKLKEEMKKAGYVPDTNLSLFDLEEEEKASEIWYHSEKIALAFGLIALPLRVTIRITKNLRICTDCHSAIKFISRIVDREIIVRDNNRFHRFKDGWCSCKDYW; encoded by the exons ATGGTGGTGGTGCAACATTCAAACTTCCTTGGCAGCTTGTTGGAGTCGGCTGTTGCAAGCCACTGCTCCTTATTTGGTCGTGCTGTTCACGCACAAATTCTCAAGACCCACCACACCCCTCTCCCTTCCTTCCTTTGCAACCATCTAGTCAACATGTACTCCAAACTCGACCATCTTACCTCTGCCCAACACGTTCTCTCTCTCACCAACACTCGCACCGTCGTCACTTGGACTTCCCTCATTTCTGGCTGCGTTCGCAATGCCCGTTTTGTCTCTGCCCTCCACCACTTCTCTAACATGCGCCGTGAGTGCATTCACCCCAACGACTTCACTTTCCCGTGTATCTTTAAGGCTTTGTCTTCGCTGCAGATGCCTGTTACCGGGAAACAGGTTCACGCCCTTGCGTTAAAGGGTGGCATGATTTATGATGTCTTTGTTGGGTGCAGTGCCTTTGATATGTACAGTAAAACTGGTCTCCTAATTGATGCTCGCAAGATGTTCGATGAAATGCCTGACAGAAATTTGGCCACATGGAATGCTTATATTTCCAATGCATTGCTTGATGGAAAGTCCTTGGATGCAATAAGTGCATTCAAGGAGTTACTTTGCCTGAATGGAGAGCCGAATTCGATCACATTCTGTGCATTTCTTAATGCGTGTTCTGACATGTCAAATTTGGAGCTCGGGCGTCAGTTGCATGCTTTTGTAATTCGTGGTGGATACAGGGAGGATGTCTCTGTTTCGAAtgggcttgttgatttctatggaAAGTGTGGGGATATCATATCTGCTGAAATGGTTTTTAGCAGAATTGGGTGGAAGAATGTTGTTTCTTGGTGTTCTATGCTTGCTGCTCTTGTGAAAAACCATGAGGAAGAGAGGGCTTGCATAGTCTTCATGCGAGCTAGGGAAGAAGGCGTTGAACCAACGGATTTCATGATATCAAGTGTAATTAGTGCTTGTGCTGAGCTTGGAGGGCTTGAATTGGGCAGGACAGTACATGCACTCTCTGTCAAAGCATGCGTCGAGGAGAATATATTTGTTGGGAGTACACTTGTTGACATGTATGGAAAATGTGGAAGCATCGAGAATGCAGAGCAAGTCTTTGGTGAAATGCCTATGAGGAACTTGGTAACTTGGAATGCACTGATTGGTGGATATGCGCACCAAGGTGATGTAGACATGGCTTTGCATCTATTTGAGGAGATGACATTGGGTAACTGTGGTATAACACCAAGTTATGTGACATTAGTTTCTATATTATCAGCTTGTAGTAGAGCTGGGGCAGTGGAGAGAGGGATGCAGATATTTGAGTCGATGAGAGTGAACTATGGAATTGAACCAGGCTCTGAGCATTATGCGTGTGTTGTGGACCTTTTAGGAAGATCTGGTTTTGTTGAGCGCGCATATGAACTTATAAAAAGAATGCCAATTCATCCCACTATTTCAGTCTGGGGAGCTCTACTTGGGGCCTGTAGGATGCATGGGAAAACAAAGTTAGGAAAAATTGCAGCAGAGAAATTATTTGAGCTTGATCCTGATGATTCTGGTAACCATGTAATACTATCTAACATGCTTGCATCTGTTGGCAG ATGGGAAGATGCTACTCTTATCAGGAAGGAAATGAAAGAGATAGGTATTAAAAAAAACGTTGGCTATAGTTGGATTGCTGTCAAGAACAGAGTTCATGTTTTTCAAGCAAAGGATAATTTTCATGAAAAGAACTCTGAGATTCAGGCAACGCTAGATAAGCTAAAAGAGGAGATGAAAAAAGCTGGGTATGTTCCTGACACCAATTTATCACTTTTTgacttagaagaagaagaaaaggcttCAGAAATTTGGTATCACAGTGAAAAGATTGCTCTTGCTTTTGGTCTCATAGCTCTGCCTCTTAGAGTTACCATACGGATTACAAAAAATCTTAGGATTTGTACAGATTGTCATAGTGCCATTAAGTTCATCTCAAGAATTGTTGATAGAGAAATTATTGTGCGAGACAATAATCGTTTTCATAGGTTTAAGGATGGTTGGTGCTCTTGTAAAGATTATTGGTGA